From Diospyros lotus cultivar Yz01 chromosome 4, ASM1463336v1, whole genome shotgun sequence, a single genomic window includes:
- the LOC127800594 gene encoding peroxidase 12-like produces the protein MAPKVPYLTCLLLLLSSCSHVSEAKYSTTAHHHHHIENGLSWSFYESSCPKLESIIRDHLREVFQDDIGQAAGLLRVHFHDCFVQGCDASVLLAGSANSPSEQEAPPNLTLRREALKIIEDLRELVHKKCGMVVSCADITAIAARDSVYLSGGPEYNVPLGRRDSLNFATRETVLANIPAPTSNTSFLLSSLAGKNFDATDVVALSGGHTIGRGHCAAFTNRLYPDQDPTMAKNFAKKLKTICPEENASNSTTTDLDVRTPDGFDNKYYVNLVHRQGLFTSDQDLYTEERTREIVESFADDEALFFDKFVAAMLKMGQLSVLTGKEGEIRAKCSVRNEELKSVVEDEEARDEL, from the exons ATGGCTCCGAAGGTCCCCTACTTGACATGTCTGCTTCTTTTGCTGTCATCTTGCTCCCATGTATCAGAGGCCAAATATTCCACTACTGCTCATCACCATCATCATATAGAAAACGGACTTTCATGGAGTTTCTACGAATCAAGCTGCCCAAAGTTGGAATCCATCATCCGAGACCACCTCAGGGAAGTGTTCCAGGACGACATCGGCCAAGCTGCGGGCTTGCTCCGCGTTCACTTCCACGACTGCTTTGTTCAG GGATGTGACGCTTCAGTGCTGCTGGCTGGATCGGCGAACAGTCCTAGCGAGCAGGAGGCTCCGCCCAACCTGACTCTCCGGCGGGAAGCTTTGAAGATCATCGAGGATCTCCGGGAACTCGTCCACAAGAAGTGTGGCATGGTCGTGTCTTGTGCAGACATCACGGCCATTGCTGCCCGCGACTCAGTTTACTTG TCAGGTGGCCCCGAATACAATGTCCCCCTGGGGAGGAGGGATAGCCTCAACTTTGCCACTAGGGAAACGGTCTTGGCCAACATTCCGGCACCAACCTCCAACACCTCCTTCCTCCTCTCCTCGCTTGCCGGCAAGAACTTCGACGCCACAGACGTGGTGGCCCTCTCCGGCGGCCACACCATCGGGCGAGGCCACTGCGCCGCCTTCACCAACAGACTCTACCCGGATCAAGACCCAACCATGGCCAAAAATTTTGCCAAGAAGCTCAAAACCATATGCCCGGAAGAAAATGCTTCCAACAGCACCACGACGGATCTGGACGTTAGAACACCGGACGGGTTCGACAACAAGTACTACGTGAATCTGGTCCACAGGCAGGGGCTCTTCACCTCCGACCAGGACCTGTACACGGAGGAGAGGACTCGGGAGATCGTGGAGAGCTTCGCCGACGACGAGGCTTTGTTCTTCGACAAGTTCGTGGCGGCTATGCTGAAGATGGGGCAGCTGAGCGTTCTGACGGGAAAAGAGGGCGAGATTCGGGCCAAGTGCTCGGTGAGGAATGAGGAGCTGAAATCTGTTGTGGAAGATGAGGAGGCGCGAGATGAATTGTAG
- the LOC127799706 gene encoding secreted RxLR effector protein 161-like, whose protein sequence is MYAQVCTRPDIAFIVGMLGRYLNNPGIDHWKAAKRVMRYLQRTKDYMLTYRRSDQLEIIGYSDSDFAGCQDSRRSTSGYIYLLARGAISWRSAKQTLIASSTMEAEFVACYEASNHGIWLLNFVTRLRILGGIEKPLKLYCDNKSAVLYSNNNRSSSKSKHIDIKFLIVKERVQSEQISIEHIRTNSMIADPLTKGLPPKVFHEHIVHMGVVLCEDIMF, encoded by the coding sequence ATGTATGCTCAAGTTTGTACACGTCCGGATATAGCATTCATTGTTGGCATGTTAGGCAGATATTTAAACAACCCTGGCATAGATCATTGGAAAGCAGCAAAACGGGTTATGAGATACTTGCAGAGAACAAAAGATTACATGCTCACATATAGGAGATCGGATCAATTGGAGATCATAGGGTATTCCGACTCCGATTTTGCCGGATGCCAAGACAGTAGAAGATCCACTTCAGGCTACATTTATCTGCTAGCTAGAGGAGCTATATCTTGGAGGAGTGCCAAGCAGACACTCATAGCATCTTCCACCATGGAAGCAGAATTCGTAGCGTGTTATGAGGCATCCAACCACGGAATATGGCTGCTAAATTTTGTCACTAGGCTGCGCATTTTGGGTGGTATAGAAAAACCACTTAAgttatattgtgacaataaatcaGCAGTTCTATATTCCAATAACAATAGGAGCTCATCTAAGTCTAAGCATATTGACATAAAGTTCCTAATTGTGAAGGAAAGAGTGCAGAGTGAACAGATTTCCATAGAACACATTAGGACAAACTCCATGATTGCGGATCCGCTTACTAAGGGATTACCACCTAAGGTCTTTCATGAGCACATTGTTCATATGGGTGTCGTATTGTGTGAGGATATCATGTTTTAG